A genomic stretch from Novosphingobium resinovorum includes:
- the ltrA gene encoding group II intron reverse transcriptase/maturase, whose protein sequence is MFADSPRGGGDVGGSGEPERRSWLLHTAKHKTMTSSFTRAADSNRLLEAVASKANLAQALLSVVRNKGAPGIDGQTVEEAEAQAPHLLTELRRVLLAERFYPGDIRRVWIPKPGGGQRGLGIPNVRTRVVQQAVLQILEPIFEPTFHPSSHGFRHNRGAHTAIAEATEYLEEGFRTVVDLDLAQFFDRVHHQRLLDRMSQRVADRRILNLIRRMLRSAVVMPDGTRIEVVEGTPQGGPLSPFLSNIVLDEFDQEMARRGLRFVRYADDANVFVRSERAGIRVMASLRRFLEERLRLQVNVEKSDIRKPEQVHFLGFCFRCTDGVSSIEVALSRKTKRRLLTTIREMTPPNWGRSIMTCMADLGRYLNGWSAYYRLCTAEVASELGVVDAHVRRRLRAIIVRQKKRPRFLFRYLLSRGVSRKAAAGTAYCGKGNWAKSNRPGIVRAYPPSWFHGRLISLKARWHELNPPRVNDQFVLAL, encoded by the coding sequence GGGTGGCGATGTCGGAGGTTCGGGCGAACCCGAGCGTCGGTCATGGCTACTGCACACAGCGAAGCACAAAACCATGACAAGTTCTTTCACCCGGGCAGCCGATTCAAATCGGCTGCTGGAGGCGGTAGCGTCCAAGGCAAATCTCGCGCAGGCGCTACTGTCCGTTGTACGCAATAAGGGGGCACCGGGGATCGACGGCCAGACGGTTGAGGAGGCCGAAGCGCAAGCTCCGCATCTGTTGACTGAACTGCGCCGTGTACTGTTGGCGGAACGCTTTTACCCAGGGGATATTCGTCGGGTCTGGATTCCCAAACCCGGTGGAGGTCAGCGCGGTCTGGGCATTCCCAATGTGAGAACGAGGGTGGTTCAACAGGCGGTTCTCCAGATTCTGGAGCCGATATTTGAACCAACCTTCCATCCCAGCAGTCATGGGTTCCGTCATAATCGTGGTGCTCATACGGCAATTGCTGAAGCGACTGAATATCTGGAAGAGGGCTTTCGGACGGTGGTTGATCTGGATCTGGCGCAATTTTTTGACCGGGTTCATCACCAACGCCTGCTGGATCGAATGAGTCAGCGGGTGGCCGACCGGCGGATTCTCAACCTGATACGACGAATGCTGAGGTCGGCCGTGGTGATGCCGGATGGCACACGTATCGAAGTCGTTGAAGGAACTCCGCAAGGCGGCCCGCTTTCGCCATTTCTATCAAACATCGTTCTCGACGAGTTCGATCAGGAGATGGCGCGGCGCGGGCTACGTTTCGTTCGCTACGCCGATGACGCCAACGTCTTTGTGCGCAGTGAGCGCGCCGGGATCCGTGTCATGGCATCTCTTCGGCGTTTTCTGGAGGAGCGATTGCGCCTTCAGGTCAATGTGGAGAAAAGCGACATCAGGAAACCTGAGCAGGTCCACTTCCTCGGCTTTTGCTTCCGCTGTACGGATGGTGTGTCCTCAATCGAGGTCGCGCTGTCCCGCAAAACGAAGCGTCGATTGCTGACGACTATTCGGGAGATGACTCCGCCCAACTGGGGGAGATCGATCATGACCTGTATGGCCGACCTTGGTCGATACCTGAACGGATGGTCGGCATATTACCGCCTCTGCACCGCAGAGGTGGCGTCTGAACTGGGGGTCGTTGACGCCCACGTTCGCCGTCGGCTCAGGGCGATCATCGTGCGTCAAAAGAAGCGTCCGCGCTTCTTGTTCCGGTACCTTTTGTCGCGCGGGGTAAGTCGCAAAGCCGCCGCTGGCACCGCGTATTGCGGAAAAGGGAACTGGGCGAAATCCAATCGACCCGGGATCGTGAGGGCTTACCCTCCTTCATGGTTCCATGGACGACTGATCTCGCTCAAAGCTCGATGGCACGAGCTAAACCCCCCACGGGTCAATGACCAGTTCGTACTGGCACTCTGA